In Salvelinus sp. IW2-2015 unplaced genomic scaffold, ASM291031v2 Un_scaffold793, whole genome shotgun sequence, a single genomic region encodes these proteins:
- the LOC112068931 gene encoding atos homolog protein B, which translates to MRHIHVELTRGSKEELAPVELPSQDGDVPPPAAPSQVPDLEVMRPGVVVPKPFGQEQLRLQKVYQLSIFSQLGGFSASELPRTSEAQPGQFQPGQVQRTDRVGVKRGQGGGQEESHLTHKWPHLAGDVDRERDGGVLSGSGPGVGVDIGMGVGMGLGMGLGVGQGPVSSCIMVDHRDSDGGLSPRSPPPAPLSPGHTPARRPAQHNHDRPVPDLWAPLSPKPSPMVEPHSPPGSHSPLPSTEPRPGGDAPACSLGNPGGSGEGCSSGSSLGQHQPNCCTDGPRGALGAFDTLSPPGGPPGSLSHRFPPTTDPQEPGEGREWGAKLESSPPHPSATAFNSTNGLSSVEKTPSTSGLSSGEKTPSTSGLSSGEKTPSTSGLSSGEKTPSTSGLSSGEKNPSTSGLSSVEKTPSTSSLRGISSGPCPAKKKLLSSSDTGESCSEDEGPSTSKRSRLALLAPGLGLXSCRGTDAKAAPFWNHLLPNAQGPDHTKGGDRFVAKPAGSRSSISLCQVKPRLISAHWSLYSILDSLPGTAWKNTSKPVTQPRNRGVISLEPLGKKGYSVPKAGTIQVTLFNPNKTVVKMFLVTYNFGDMPVNHMTFLRHRIFLVPVEEAGPEAKGDGPPEPRATPTERRKILCYLIHLRFQSSKSGKIYLHNDIRLLFSRKSIEVDTGIPYELKSFTEVPKNPKYSPRV; encoded by the exons ATGAGGCACATTCACGTAGAACTGACACGCGGCAGCAAGGAGGAGCTGGCTCCTGTGGAGCTTCCATCRCAGGATGGGGACGTGCCTCCTCCCGCGGCCCCCTCACAGGTCCCCGACCTTGAGGTGATGCGACCAGGGGTGGTGGTTCCCAAGCCCTTTGGTCAGGAGCAGCTGCGTCTCCAGAAGGTCTACCagctctccatcttctcccagcTGGGGGGGTTCTCAGCCTCCGAGCTCCCCAGAACCAGTGAGGCCCAGCCGGGGCAGTTCCAGCCGGGTCAGGTCCAGCGGACTGACAGGGTGGGGGTCAAGAGGGGACAGGGTGGGGGTCAAGAGGAGTCCCATCTAACCCACAAATGGCCCCACCTGGCTGGGGACGTAGACAGggaaagggatggaggggtgCTGTCAGGGTCAGGACCTGGGGTAGGGGTGGATATCGGAATGGGGGTTGGAATGGGGTTAGGGATGGGGTTAGGGGTAGGGCAGGGGCCTGTATCCTCCTGCATCATGGTGGATCACAGAGACTCAGATGGGGGCCTGTCGCCTAGATCCCCCCCACCTGCCCCCCTCTCTCCGGGCCACACCCCCGCCAGACGCCCTGCCCAGCACAATCACGACAGGCCCGTCCCGGACCTATGGGCCCCGCTTTCGCCCAAACCATCCCCCATGGTCGAGCCACACAGCCCCCCTGGCTCCCACAGCCCCTTACCCAGCACAGAGCCTCGTCCTGGGGGCGACGCGCCAGCCTGCTCCTTGGGCAATCCTGGAGGGTCTGGGGAGGGCTGCAGTAGTGGCTCCTCATTGGGACAGCATCAGCCCAACTGCTGCACTGACGGCCCCCGTGGGGCCCTTGGGGCATTCGACACCCTTAGTCCTCCTGGAGGACCTCCAGGCTCCCTCTCCCACCGCTTCCCTCCCACCACAGACCCCCAGGAGCCAGGGGAGGGTAGGGAGTGGGGGGCCAAGCTGGAGTCCTCACCGCCCCATCCCAGTGCCACCGCCTTCAACTCCACCAACGGCCTGAGCTCCGTGGAGAAGACCCCCAGCACCAGTGGCCTGAGCTCCGGGGAGAAGACCCCCAGCACCAGTGGCCTGAGCTCCGGGGAGAAGACCCCCAGCACCAGTGGCCTGAGCTCCGGGGAGAAGACCCCCAGCACCAGCGGCCTGAGCTCCGGGGAGAAGAACCCCAGCACCAGTGGCCTGAGCTCCGTGGAGAAGACCCCCAGCACCAGCAGCCTCCGTGGGATCTCTTCGGGTCCCTGCCCGGCCAAGAAGAAACTGCTATCATCCAGCGACACGGGAGAGTCGTGTTCGGAGGACGAGGGCCCCTCCACCTCTAAGAGGAGCCGTCTGGCCCTGCTGGCCCCGGGGTTAGGGCTGGRCTCCTGCAGGGGCACCGATGCCAAGGCTGCCCCCTTCTGGAATCATCTGCTGCCCAACGCACAGGGCCCGGACCACACCAAG ggtggggacagattCGTGGCCAAAcccgctggctccaggtcatctataagtctttgccaggttaagccccgccttatctcagctcactggtcactata CAGCATCCTGGACTCTCTGCCCG ggacggcatggaagaacaccagtaagccagtgactcagccccgtaatagg GGGGTTATATCCCTGGAGCCTTTAGGAAAGAAGGGATACAGCGTACCCAAAGCAGGGACCATCCAAGTG ACCTTATTCAACCCCAATAAAACTGTGGTGAAGATGTTCCTCGTGACCTATAACTTTGGGGACATGCCCGTCAATCACATGACCTTCCTGCGTCACCGCATCTTCCTGGTTCCCGTTGAGGAGGCGGGGCCAGAGGCGAAGGGGGATGGGCCTCCAGAGCCCAGGGCCACACccacagagaggaggaagattcTCTGCTACCTGATACACCTCAG ATTCCAGAGCTCTAAATCTGGGAAGATCTACTTGCACAACGATATCCGGCTGCTTTTCTCCCGCAAGTCCATTGAGGTGGACACGGGGATCCCTTACGAGCTCAAATCTTTCACAGAGGTGCCAAAAAACCCAAAATACTCCCCCCGCGTGTGA
- the LOC112068942 gene encoding palmitoyltransferase ZDHHC19-like has protein sequence MDSDNEKPRKKKRRPHWIVRGLGPSFTACMGFVISVLYITFPCAWLANHVSVAYPVASAMLLTGTVVTFLVSSFMDPGILHQGPPWPGTAEVAYVIVNGQRYDMDWCSRCEIYLPPAAWHCRRCNACVDRFDHHCEWLNNCVGRRNYRVFLLFLLLLTSYLLLVLSSSLFYLFLTLLTLHQPFSLSHATTVVVMVTSLACVLLVLVILISNIKLISKGEPSSTIEPYFEPDDKNPFDQGCWKNWTHVLCSPTGPRYITNTNRYITNTNRYITNTNRYITTYIHQDLGAVKPSRRGH, from the exons ATGGACTCGGACAACGAAAAGCCGCGCAAGAAGAAGAGACGGCCGCACTGGATTGTGAGAGGTCTCGGGCCGAGTTTTACTGCCTGCATGGGTTTCGTAATAAGCGTGCTGTACATCACTTTCCC GTGCGCTTGGTTGGCTAATCATGTTTCAGTGGCCTATCCTGTGGCCTCTGCGATGTTACTAACTGGGACCGTGGTAACTTTCCTGGTGTCAAGTTTCATGGATCCTGGCATTCTCCACCAAG gcCCCCCATGGCCAGGCACAGCAGAGGTGGCCTATGTGATAGTGAATGGTCAGAGGTATGATATGGACTGGTGCAGTAGGTGTGAGATCTACCTTCCCCCTGCTGCATGGCACTGCCGTCGCTGCAATGCCTGTGTGGAC CGGTTCGACCACCACTGTGAGTGGCTGAATAACTGCGTGGGGAGACGTAACTACCGTGTgttcctgctcttcctcctgctGCTGACGTCATACCTGCTcctggtcctctcctcctctctgttctacctcttcctcaccctcctcaccctgCACCAGCCCTTCAGCCTGTCCCACGCCACCac TGTGGTCGTCATGGTTACCAGCCTGGCCTGTGTGCTCTTGGTCTTGGTTATACTCATCAGCAACATCAAGCTGATCTCCAAGGGAGAGCCATCCTCTACTATA gaGCCCTACTTTGAGCCTGATGATAAGAACCCGTTTGATCAGGGCTGCTGGAAGAACTGGACCCACGTCCTCTGTTCCCCGACTGGACCCAGGTACATCACTAATACAAACAGGTACATCACTAATACAAACAGGTACATCACTAATACAAACAGGTACATCACTACCTACATACACCAG GATCTGGGGGCTGTGAAGCCCAGCAGAAGAGGACACTGA